One segment of Streptomyces sp. NBC_00576 DNA contains the following:
- a CDS encoding FadR/GntR family transcriptional regulator — MSLDAESGLEDRLTPVLRPVRAGNGFEEALEQILQVVRLGLVPGGERLPAERELAERLGISRVTLREVLKVLQDQGLVESRRGRYGGTFVLRRGDAGGEDELRRRISAVDIEDVLRFREVLEVGATGLCAQHGLSPEQAARLREALARTQDAPLPDYRRLDTLLHLTLAELCGSPTLTSQYAAVRAKVNDLLDCIPLLVRNLEHSQRQHAALVDAVLDGDADGAREMMREHCSGTAALLRGFLA, encoded by the coding sequence ATGTCGCTGGACGCTGAAAGCGGCTTGGAGGACCGGTTGACGCCGGTGCTGCGGCCCGTGCGGGCGGGCAACGGTTTCGAGGAGGCGCTGGAACAGATCTTGCAGGTCGTACGGCTGGGCCTGGTACCGGGCGGCGAGCGGCTGCCCGCCGAGCGCGAACTCGCGGAGCGGCTCGGGATCAGCCGGGTGACGCTGCGCGAGGTGCTGAAGGTGCTCCAGGACCAGGGGCTCGTGGAGTCGCGGCGCGGCCGGTACGGCGGCACGTTCGTGCTGCGCCGGGGTGACGCGGGCGGCGAGGACGAGCTGCGGCGGCGGATCAGCGCGGTCGACATCGAAGATGTGCTGCGTTTCCGGGAGGTACTGGAGGTGGGCGCGACGGGCCTGTGCGCGCAGCACGGACTCTCGCCCGAGCAGGCGGCCCGGTTGCGGGAGGCGCTGGCGCGTACGCAGGACGCGCCGCTGCCGGACTATCGCCGCCTGGACACGCTGCTCCACCTCACGCTGGCCGAGCTGTGCGGCTCCCCGACGCTGACCTCGCAGTACGCGGCGGTACGGGCGAAGGTGAACGACCTGCTGGACTGCATCCCGCTGCTGGTACGCAACCTGGAGCACTCGCAGCGCCAGCACGCGGCGCTGGTGGACGCGGTGCTCGACGGGGACGCGGACGGCGCGCGGGAGATGATGCGGGAGCACTGCTCGGGGACGGCGGCGCTGTTGCGGGGGTTCTTGGCGTGA
- a CDS encoding gamma-glutamyl-gamma-aminobutyrate hydrolase family protein: MTTTGRRPLIGVSTYLDSSTRWGVWDLPAALLPAGYPRLVQRAGGIAAMLPPDDPAHAAATVARLDAVVIAGGPDVDPSRYGAERDPRTGPPAEARDVWELALIEAALTSGTPLLGICRGMQLLNVALGGTLVQHIDGHAQTPGVFGHHAVKPVPGTRYGEAVPEETSVPTFHHQAVDRLGRGLVASAYAADGTVEAVEPGDPETGSGWVLGVQWHPEMGEDLRVMVALVGAASISSPSGGPPSGGV, translated from the coding sequence GTGACCACGACCGGACGACGACCGCTCATCGGCGTCAGCACCTACCTGGACTCCAGTACGCGCTGGGGGGTGTGGGACCTGCCCGCGGCACTGCTGCCGGCCGGGTATCCGCGGCTCGTGCAGCGGGCCGGGGGCATCGCCGCGATGCTCCCGCCGGACGACCCGGCACACGCCGCCGCGACGGTCGCCCGGCTCGACGCTGTCGTGATCGCGGGCGGGCCCGACGTCGACCCGTCCCGGTACGGCGCGGAGCGCGATCCGCGCACCGGGCCGCCCGCCGAGGCGCGGGACGTCTGGGAACTCGCTCTGATCGAGGCGGCGTTGACGTCCGGCACCCCGCTGCTGGGCATCTGCCGGGGCATGCAGCTGCTGAACGTCGCCCTGGGCGGCACGCTGGTCCAGCACATCGACGGCCACGCGCAGACACCGGGCGTCTTCGGCCACCATGCCGTGAAGCCGGTACCGGGGACGCGATACGGGGAGGCGGTGCCCGAGGAGACATCGGTACCGACGTTCCATCACCAGGCGGTGGACCGCCTGGGGAGGGGCCTGGTGGCATCGGCGTACGCGGCGGACGGCACGGTGGAGGCGGTGGAACCCGGAGATCCCGAGACCGGGTCCGGGTGGGTGCTGGGGGTTCAGTGGCATCCGGAGATGGGGGAGGACCTGCGGGTGATGGTGGCGTTGGTGGGGGCGGCGAGCATCTCCAGCCCGTCTGGGGGTCCCCCCTCTGGGGGAGTTTGA
- a CDS encoding aldehyde dehydrogenase family protein: MSYEHERELTYERELRVLNPATEDVVATVPAATREDVDAAVVRATHAQARWAALAPADRARLLRRFAATVDEHLEELAQLEVREAGHVIGNARWEAGNVRDLLDYAAGGVERLTGRQIPVAGGLDITILEPLGVVGVIAPWNFPMPIAAWGTAPALAAGNAVILKPAETTPLTALRLAELALEAGLPAGLFQVLPGHGPVAGNALVEHPGVAKIVFTGSTGVGKQVLAKGSALLKRVTLELGGKSPNIVFADSDIEAAAAAAPMSFLDNSGQDCCARTRILVQRSVYDRFLGLLAPAVESVLVGDPADEKTQMGPLISRAQLDRVRGYVTDDLAGIRGEAPAGPGFWFPPTVLTDVDRHARVAVEEVFGPVAVVLPFDDEADAVALANGTDYGLSGSIWTRDVGRALRVSQALRAGNLSVNSHSSVRYSTPFGGFKQSGIGRELGPDALTAFTETKNVFISTEGPAQ, encoded by the coding sequence TTGTCGTACGAGCATGAGCGCGAACTTACGTACGAGCGTGAGCTTCGCGTCCTGAACCCCGCCACCGAGGACGTCGTCGCCACCGTCCCCGCCGCCACCCGGGAGGACGTCGACGCAGCCGTCGTACGGGCCACACACGCACAGGCGCGCTGGGCGGCCCTCGCGCCCGCAGACCGCGCCCGCCTGCTGCGCCGCTTCGCGGCCACCGTCGACGAACACCTCGAAGAACTGGCCCAGTTGGAGGTGCGGGAGGCCGGGCACGTCATCGGCAACGCGCGCTGGGAAGCGGGCAACGTCCGCGATCTGCTCGACTACGCGGCGGGGGGAGTGGAGCGGCTGACCGGCCGGCAGATCCCGGTCGCCGGCGGCCTCGACATCACCATCCTCGAACCGCTCGGCGTCGTCGGCGTCATCGCGCCCTGGAACTTCCCCATGCCGATCGCCGCCTGGGGCACGGCTCCCGCGCTCGCCGCGGGCAACGCGGTGATCCTCAAGCCCGCCGAGACCACCCCCCTGACGGCCCTGCGCCTGGCCGAACTCGCCCTGGAAGCAGGCCTGCCGGCAGGCCTGTTCCAGGTGCTCCCCGGGCACGGTCCCGTCGCGGGAAACGCGCTCGTCGAACACCCGGGCGTCGCGAAGATCGTGTTCACCGGCTCGACAGGCGTGGGCAAGCAGGTGCTGGCGAAGGGGTCGGCGCTCCTCAAGCGCGTCACCCTCGAACTCGGCGGCAAGAGCCCCAACATCGTCTTCGCCGACTCGGACATCGAGGCCGCCGCGGCAGCCGCCCCCATGTCCTTCCTCGACAACTCCGGCCAGGACTGCTGCGCCCGCACCCGCATCCTCGTCCAGCGCTCCGTGTACGACCGCTTCCTCGGCCTCCTCGCCCCCGCCGTCGAGTCCGTCCTCGTCGGCGACCCGGCGGACGAGAAGACCCAGATGGGCCCGCTGATCTCCAGGGCCCAGCTGGACCGCGTACGCGGGTACGTCACCGACGACCTGGCCGGCATCCGGGGCGAGGCGCCCGCGGGCCCCGGATTCTGGTTCCCGCCCACCGTCCTCACCGACGTCGACCGGCACGCGCGCGTGGCCGTCGAGGAGGTCTTCGGCCCCGTCGCCGTTGTCCTCCCCTTCGACGACGAGGCGGACGCCGTGGCGCTCGCCAACGGCACCGACTACGGCCTCTCCGGCTCCATCTGGACCCGGGACGTCGGCCGCGCCCTGCGCGTCTCACAGGCCCTCCGGGCAGGCAACCTGTCCGTCAACTCGCACTCCAGCGTGCGCTATTCGACCCCCTTCGGCGGCTTCAAGCAGTCCGGGATCGGCCGCGAGCTCGGCCCGGACGCCCTCACCGCCTTCACCGAGACCAAGAACGTCTTCATCAGCACGGAAGGCCCCGCACAGTGA
- a CDS encoding glutamine synthetase family protein yields the protein MADRTPPLGVEELHALVASGEIDTVVLAFPDMQGRLQGKRFAARFFLDDVLEHGTEGCNYLLAVDTEMNTVDGYEMSSWDRGYGDFAMHPDLSTLRRLPWNAGTAFLVADLAWNDGSPVVAAPRQVLRRQLDRLAEHGFSAKVGTELEFIVFKDTYEQAWDANYRGLTPANQYNIDYSVLGTGRIEPLLRRIRNEMTAAGLIVESAKGECNPGQHEIAFKYDDALVTCDQHAVYKTGAKEIASQEGVSLTFMAKYNEREGNSCHIHLSLADADGTNVMAGTAADPGGMSEVMRYFLAGQLAALRDFSLLYAPNINSYKRFQPGSFAPTAVAWGYDNRTCALRIVGHGRSMRFENRLPGGDVNPYLAVAGLVAAGLYGIEQKLELPEACAGNAYAGEYAHVPTTLREAAELWENSPIAKAAFGDEVVAHYRNMARVELDAFDAAVTDWELRRSFERL from the coding sequence GTGGCAGACCGCACACCCCCGCTCGGCGTCGAGGAACTGCACGCCCTCGTCGCGAGCGGAGAGATCGACACTGTTGTCCTGGCCTTCCCCGACATGCAAGGGCGGCTCCAGGGCAAGCGGTTCGCCGCCCGCTTCTTCCTCGACGACGTCCTGGAGCACGGCACCGAAGGCTGCAACTACCTCCTCGCCGTCGACACCGAGATGAACACCGTCGACGGCTATGAAATGTCCTCCTGGGATCGGGGGTACGGCGACTTCGCCATGCATCCCGATCTGTCCACGCTGCGCCGCCTGCCCTGGAACGCAGGTACGGCGTTCCTGGTCGCCGACCTCGCCTGGAACGACGGGTCCCCGGTCGTCGCCGCGCCCCGCCAGGTCCTCCGCCGCCAGCTGGACCGGCTCGCCGAGCACGGTTTCAGCGCCAAGGTCGGTACGGAACTCGAGTTCATCGTCTTCAAGGACACCTACGAGCAGGCCTGGGACGCCAACTACCGCGGACTGACCCCGGCCAACCAGTACAACATCGACTACTCGGTACTCGGCACCGGCCGCATCGAGCCCCTGCTGCGCCGCATCCGGAACGAGATGACGGCCGCCGGACTGATCGTCGAGTCCGCCAAGGGCGAGTGCAATCCGGGCCAGCACGAGATCGCCTTCAAGTACGACGACGCCCTCGTCACCTGCGACCAGCACGCCGTCTACAAGACCGGCGCCAAGGAGATCGCCAGCCAGGAGGGCGTCTCGCTCACCTTCATGGCCAAGTACAACGAGCGCGAGGGCAACTCCTGCCACATCCATCTCTCGCTGGCCGACGCCGACGGCACGAACGTCATGGCCGGCACCGCGGCCGACCCCGGCGGTATGTCCGAGGTCATGCGGTACTTCCTCGCCGGGCAGCTCGCCGCCCTGCGGGACTTCTCACTCCTCTACGCGCCCAACATCAACTCGTACAAGAGATTCCAGCCGGGCTCCTTCGCGCCGACCGCCGTCGCCTGGGGCTACGACAACCGCACCTGCGCGCTGCGGATCGTCGGCCACGGCCGGTCCATGCGGTTCGAGAACCGGCTGCCCGGGGGTGACGTCAACCCGTACCTCGCGGTCGCCGGGCTCGTCGCCGCGGGGCTGTACGGCATCGAGCAGAAGCTGGAACTGCCCGAGGCGTGCGCGGGGAACGCGTACGCCGGTGAGTACGCACACGTCCCGACCACCCTGCGCGAGGCCGCCGAGCTGTGGGAGAACAGCCCCATCGCCAAGGCCGCCTTCGGCGACGAGGTGGTCGCCCACTACCGCAACATGGCCCGCGTCGAACTCGACGCCTTCGACGCCGCGGTGACCGACTGGGAGCTTCGCCGCTCCTTCGAACGCTTGTGA